The following nucleotide sequence is from Sphingomonas panacisoli.
GCGAATTTACTCTGAGCCGGCTGGTATAAGACTGTTGTCAGCGAAAGAAAGATTTATTCTATATCAATATCGGGGTCATCAAAATACTTATCGATTTCATCGAATATTTTCTTTGTAGACTCCTTAGGATTCGCCGCGCGTTCTCTAATCTTTTGTACATTCCTATTACCAAAGCTCTCGATCGTAAATCTGCTAGCCTTTGTCTCCATAACAACGCCGTTTATAGACTCTCGCGCTATTACACCTAACACAGCGCCAACGTAAGAAGCCAAAATCTTGCTTTTAAAAACTTTATTTACGTCAACGGTCTTCGGTCCTTCCCAAGTTCTCGCCATAAGGTACACTGCGGCGTTCATGCCAACCGTAGCTCCCTTAAAGAAAGGCAAATCTGCTTCGGCAGCATTTTGCTCAACAGGAGCATCTTGGGATTTTGAAGACAAAAGTTTGTCTAAACGGTCTGACAAGTCAGATTTCATATCCGTCAAGCTGTTTGGAACTTGAGACAAATCTTCCAAGAGAGCACTGGCATTTTCGCTAAACGCGGCTATTTTACTATCTAGATCGACCGAATTCTTTGAAATCTGATCAGCGATGTTTTGCAAAGATCCTGTCGCTGTGGACAGCGTATGCCCTGAAAAATAGCTCTGTATAATTGCCACTACTGCTAAGACAATTGACGTAATTGCAGCTGCAAACGATATGTAGCTAACAATTGATTCGCCGCCGGGGCGCTTTACCAGCAGTCCCGCTATTACCAGCAGAAGGACCCCAATCGTCCAAATAAGATTTAGGCGAATTGTTTTATCCACGGCTGTCTCGTTTTCTTATCCAATGAAGTATGTTCGAACGGTTGTTTAACTACTCCGCCGCAATCCCCGCCTTATCGAACATATCCCCCTCATCGCCGCCCGCGCTCGCATCCTCGTTCGCCGGCTTGGCCTTCGCCTTCTGCCTTTTGTCGAAGCTGTCCCACACGTCGTTCCACTGCCCCTTGGTCGCGGCCTTGGAGTACTCCGTCGCGCGCTGTTCGAAGAAGTTGGCGTGCTCGACGCCGTTGAGCAGCGGGGTGAGCCAGGGCAGGGGGTGTTCGTCGATCATGAAGATCGGCTTCATGCCCAATTGCCCCATCCGCCAATCGGCGATGTAGCGGATGTATTTCTTGATATCCTTCGGGCTCATGCCGTTGACCGGGCCCTGTTCGAAGGCGAGGTCGATGAACGCATCCTCCAGCCGGACGGTCGTCTGGCACTGATCGGCGATGTCGTCCTTGACCGCCTTGGTCAGGCAGTCGCGTTCCTTCACGAAGGCGTGGAACAGGCGGATGATGCCTTCGCAGTGCAGGCTTTCGTCGCGCACCGACCAAGACACGATCTGGCCCATGCCCTTCATCTTGTTGAAGCGCGGGAAGTTCATCAGCATCGCGAAGCTGGCGAACAGCTGGACGCCTTCGGTAAAGCCGCCGAACATCGCCAGCGTGCGCGCGATGTCCTCGTCGCTGTCGACGCCGAACTGTTGCAGGTAGTCGTGCTTGTCCTTCATCTCGGCATATTCGAGGAACATGCCGTATTCGCTTTCGGGCATGCCGATCGTGTCGAGCAAGTGGCTGTAGGCGGCGATGTGGACCGTTTCCATGTTGCTGAACGCGGTCAGCATCATCTTGATCTCGGTCGGTTTGAACACGCGGCCATATTTGTCGTGATAGCAATCCTGCACCTCGACGTCGGCCTGGGTGAAGAAGCGGAAGATCTGGGTGAGCAGGTTGCGTTCGTGGTCGCTGAGCTTCTGCGCCCAGTCGCGGCAATCCTCGCCCAGCGGCACTTCCTCGGGCAGCCAGTGGAGCTGCTGCTGACGCTTCCAGAACTCGAACGCCCAGGGGTATTCGAACGGCTTGTACTGCTTGCGGGCTTCGAGAAGGGACATGGGCGACTCCGGGACTAGAACTTGATCGGGATGATACCATCGACGGGGATCAACCCGAACGACAAAGCGGCGACGAGCAGCCACATCAGTGGCGCGGCGAACATGAGCAAATTGGCGACCCGGCGCAGCGCTTCGGGGTTGGTCGCGGTGGCCGGGCGGGACGGTGCGCCCATCTCGCTTTCGGCGCGGTTGGCGAGCGCGGCAAAGCGCAATGCGATCAGCAAATCGACGACCGCGATCGCCGAGAACACGCCGAAGAGCAGCGCACCGCTCACGGCCGCGCGTCCCAGCTTGCCATCGACCAGGCGAAGAAGCCGAGAATGCCGGCGAGCGCGAACAGCATCGTCGCGGTGAGGCGGCGCGCGTAGATCGCGGCGTCGCCGGTGCCGCGGATGCCGAGGATCGCGGCGATCGCGCCCAGCGCAGCGAGGCTCGCGACGGCGGCCATGATGACGGGTGCGAGGCTCATGCAACGACTCCCGCACCGGCGCGTTTCGCATCCGGAACCATCAACCCCAAAGGAGCTACCTCATGGCCGACACCAGCGGAATCAAGGAACATATGGAAGTCATCGGCGCCGACGGCGTCCATGTCGGCACTGTCGACAAGGTCGAGGGCGACCGCATCAAGCTGACCAAGGCCGACAGCGGCGAAGGCAGCCACGAAGGACACCACCACTTCATCTCGACCGGCCTGATCGCCGGCGTGGAAGGCGACAAGGTGCGGCTGAGCGCGAACGCCGACGTCGCGGTGACGTTCGAGGAAGAAGCGAACGGGTGAGGCAACTTTCCCTCTCCCCTTGTGGGAGAGGGAGGGAGCCGCGAAGCGGCGGAAGGGTGAGGGGGACTTGGCTAGGGTCATGCTTCCTCACTCCCTCTCATCCGGCGCTGCGCGCCACCTTCTCCAACAAGGAGAGAAGGAAGAGCGTTCGCGATTTCCGCGATGACGCCGTCCAGATTTCCCATCACGTCGTTGTTCCAGAACCGCACCACGCGATAGCCTTCGCCGTTCAGAAAGCGTGTGCGGGCTTCATCTCGTTCTCGTTTTTCTGCATGCGTCGCGTCGTCGATCTCGACGATCAGCTTGGCAGCGTGCGAGCAGAAGTCAGCATGATAGGCGCCAAGTGGCACCTGATGGCGAAATCGAGCTTCTGGAAACGCTTCACGCAGCGCGCGGCGCATCACGCGTTCCGGACCGCCGGCATTCTTGCGAAGAGCGCGCGATCGCGCGACGGTCGAGGTGGGCAGCAGTTGGCGCTTGGTCAGGCCGTCTGCATTCCCCCTCACCCTTCCGCGACGCTGCGCGTCGCTCCCTCCCTCTCCCACAAGGGGAGAGGGAGATTCGAGGACCGCTAGTTTCGCCACCTCACTGACAAGCTAAACATTCGTCGTAATCCGTGCTCTCGAGCTCGAACTTCGGCGCCTCGATCGTGTTGTCGGCCTCGACCCCGCCCGCGAAGCCGGCGCGCTGCACCGACTTGGAGCGGAGGTAATAGAGCGACTTCACGCCCAGTTCCCACGCGCGGAAGTGGAGCATCAACAGGTCCCACTTCTCGACATCGGCCGGGATGAACAGGTTGAGGCTGGTCGACTGGTCGACGAACGGCGTGCGATCGGCCTGGAGTTCGATCAGCCAGCGCTGGTCGATCTCGAAGCTGGTCTTGTAGCAGTCCTTTTCCTCCTGGGTCAGGAAGTCGAGGTGCTGGACCGACCCGCCGCGTTCGAGGATGGAGTTCCAGATCGCGTCGGTGTTCTTCGATTTCTCGTCGAAGATCTTCTCGAGATACGGGTTCTTGACCGCGAAGCTGCCCGACAGCGTCTTGTGCGTGTAGATGTTGGCCGGGATCGGCTCGATGCACGCGCTGGTGCCGCCGCAGATGATGCTGATCGACGCGGTCGGCGCGATCGCCATCTTGCAGCTGAAACGCTCCATCACGCCCATGTCGGCGGCGTCGGGGCACGGCCCGCGCTCGACCGCCAGCGCCATGCTGGCTTCGTCGGCTTGCGCCTTGATGTGCTTGAACATCTTGAGGTTCCACGACTTCGCCATGGCGCCTTCGAACGGCAGGCCGCGCGCCTGGAGGAAGCTGTGGAAGCCCATCACGCCCAGCCCGACCGAACGCTCGCGCATCGCCGAATAAGCGGCGCGCTCCATCCCCGGCTCGGCGCGGTCGATATAATCCTGCAGCACGTTGTCGAGGAAGCGCATGATATCCTCGATGAACCCCTCGACCTTGTTCCATTGGTCCCAGGTTTCGAGATTGACCGACGACAGGCAGCACACCGCGGTGCGATCGTTGCCCAAATGGTCCTTGCCCGTCGGCAGCGTGATTTCACTGCACAGGTTCGACGTCGACACCTTCAGGCCCAGCTCGCGATGGTGGCGCGGCATGTTCTTGTTCACGTGATCGGCGAAGATGATGTACGGTTCGCCGGTCGCGAGACGGGTCTCGACCAGCTTCTGGAACAGCGCGCGCGCATCGACCTTGCCGCGCTCCGACTGGTCCTTCGGGCTGCGCAGGATCCATTCCTCGCCGTTACGCACGGCTTCCATGAATGTGTCGGGGATCAGCACGCCATGGTGCAGGTTCAGCGCCTTGCGGTTGAAGTCGCCGGAAGGCTTACGGATTTCGAGGAACTCCTCGATCTCCGGATGGCTGATGTCGAGATAGCATGCGGCCGAGCCGCGACGCAGGCTGCCCTGGCTGATCGCGAGCGTCAGCGAGTCCATCACGCGGACGAACGGGATGATGCCGCTGGTCTTGCCGTTCAGGCCGACCGGTTCGCCGATGCCGCGGACATTGCCCCAATAGGTGCCGATGCCGCCACCGCGCGACGCCAGCCAGACGTTCTCGTTCCAGGTATCGACGATGCCGTTCAGGCTGTCGGGGACCGAGTTGAGGAAGCACGAAATGGGTAGGCCGCGACCGGTGCCGCCGTTCGACAGGACGGGCGTCGCGGGCATGAACCACAATTGCGAGATATAGTCGTAGATGCGCTGTGCGTGGCTTGCGTCGTCGGCATAGGCGGACGCCACGCGCACGAACAGGTCCTGGTACGATTCGCCCGGGAGCAGGTAGCGGTCCTGCAGCGTGTCCTTGCCGAAATCGGTCAGCAACGCGTCGCGCGAATGGTCGACTTCGAGCGCATAGGGCTGCGGCGCGACGGCCTTCGAATCTCGCTCGACCGGCTGGGCCTTGGCGACGTTCGCCAAGGCTTGGGTCGCTGCTTCGATCGCATCCGTCGCCATGTTCTCGCCCGTTCCTTCGGTGTCTCTAAAATCCATCATCCGCCCCTGCTGACCCGCTCGTTTCATCGACTCGGGGGACGAACCCCCATGCTACCAGTCGGGTTGCGGCGGCCAAGAACAAAAAGTGTCCACAGCCTGTGCACCGGGCACCAAAAATCCCCTTCCGCAATATGGTATTGCGGTTAGCGATCTACCAGTGCTTGGGTTCCCCCCCGAACTGAACAGCTAAATATTGTGCCGATCCGGGCCGCGACGCAATATGCTAAATGACGTTTTAAAGACTCCGTTCGTCGCTATTTTGATTCGGTTCGTCGGACGCCTGTGGGGGCCGATCAGCCGCGACGCGCGGGTTTCTGCGGGCTTCGTGGAAAGCAAGTGAACGAAGGTCGAACTGGACAAATTTTTTCGCCGATCGTGCGACGTGCCACAACCGGTTGTGGTCGGGCCGATCCAGCGTGATTCTAGTCCGGCAGCTCTACTGTCGCAATCAATCCGCCGCCGGCCGCTTCCGCCAGAATGAGCCTACCGCCGTGCAATTCGGCGAGTTCGCGCGCGATCGACAGGCCAAAGCCGTGGCCGTCGCTTACTTCGTCGAGCCGGCGGCCGGGCTGCATCGCGGCGTCGCGCCGGTCGGCGGGAATACCGGGGCCGTCGTCGGCAATCGCGATACGGACGATGCCGCCTTGTGCCGCCGCGTCGATCGCGATCCGCGTGGCCGCGAAGCGCCAGCCATTGTCGAGCAGATTGCCGAGCAACTCGTCGAGGTCGTGCGGATCGATCCCGACCGAGAGATCGGGCGCGACCGACACCGTCGCGGTTACCGGTCGATCGGCATGGATCCGTGACAGCGCTGCGACCAGCCCCTCGATCGCGGGTGCCAGCGGAACGCGTGGCCGCGCACCGCCCGCGGAGTCGGCGCGCGCGCGGCCGAGATGATGGCGGATCGCACCGTCGATCCGCGCGACGTGCGCGGCGAGCGTGCCGTCCGGGTCGCGTCCGCCCTCGCGCAATTCGAGCGCCAGCGATGCGAGCGGCGTCTTGAGACCATGCGCCAGATTGGCGACGTGACCGCGCGCATTAGCCAGTTGCGCGGCATTCTGGTCGAGCAGCGCGTTGAGTTCGCGCGTGAGTGGCAGGAGCTCGCGCGGCTGGTCGTCCGGCACGCGCACGTCCTGGCCGGACCGGACCGCCGCCAAGGTCCGCCGCAGTCGGTCGAGCGGCTTCAGCCCGATATGGAGCTGGATCAGCGTCGCCAGTGCCAGCACCGCACCCAGTATCGCGAGCGTCCCGAGCAACGGCGTCAACGCACCGCGGATCGGGCGTTCGACCAGATCGCGCGGCGCCGACGCGAGCAACACCGCCGGCCCCGCGCTCGTCGGCACGGTCATGCGACGGGCGTGGAACCGCGTGCGATCGCTCAACTGGCCGTCGAGCGGGGTCGGTCGCGCCGTTTCCCCCTCATCGCGACCGCGGTGGCGGCGCTCGGGCTCGCGCGGCGGGAGGAGCGGCCCGGTGAACTGATCGGCATCGATCGATCCGCGATGCGCGCGCGGCGTGTCGATCCGCCAGTTCCACCCGCTGTCGGGCGCGAAGCCGGGTTGCAATGCCGTCAGCCGTTCCTCGTCGATGCTGCCGTCGCCGCGGACGGTCGAGGCCATCAGCCCGAGCGAGGCGTCGAGGCGCTGGTCGATCCCGGCGATCACGAAGCGTTCGAGCACGTGCCCGATCGCGAATGCCGCGACGATCAGCGCCGCGCCGGTGGCGAACGTCGCGACCAGCAGCAGCCGTCCGCGCAGGGATTGCGGCATCAGTCGCATCGCGGCTCGTCGGTCAGGCGATAGCCGCGCCCGCGCACCGTCTCGATCAGTGCCGCGCCAATCTTCTTGCGGAGCCGCCCGACGATCACTTCGAGCGAATTGGAATCGGGATCGGCATCGCTTTCATAGGCGTGCTCGATCAAATCGAGCCGATCGATCACGATCCCCTTGCGCAGCATCAGCGCCGACAGCACGCGCCATTCGAGCGCGGTTAGGCGCAAGGGCAATCCGTCGAGCTCGAACTGCCCGGTCTGCGCGTCGAAGGCGAGGGGGCCGCACACGATCCGCGCGGCGGCATGCCCGGCGGCGCGGCGGGCGAGCGCGCGCAGCCGCATCACCAGTTCCTCGACGCGGAACGGCTTCGTCAGGTAATCGTCGGCGCCGGCGCGAAACCCCTCGACCTTGTCCGACCAGCCGTCGCGCGCGGTCAGGATCAGGACGGGCAGGCTGCGCCCCGCGTCGCGCCATTCCTTCAGCACCGTGATCCCCGGCTTCACCGGCAGGCCGAGGTCGAGCACCGCCGCGTCGTAAATGCCGGTGTCGCCCAGATGTGCGCCGTCTTCGCCATTCGCGGCGATATCGACGGCGAAATGCTCCGCCCGCAACGCGCGGGCGATACCGTCGGCCAGGTCGGCGTCGTCCTCGACCAGCAGGATGCGCATATCGTCTCCTTCGGCCGTTCGCCTACGCCCACTGCTTAAACTCAATCTGAACGTGGGGGTTCAGCGTGGTGCGGGGCCGACTCGCTACAACGCCGCCATCGCCAACCACAAAGGATGAAGACAATGATCGATACGAGCAAATTCACGATGGGTCTGTCGCCCAAGGCACGGCTCGGGCTGGGTGGGGCGGCGTTGCTGGCGTTGGGGCTGGCCGGCGGCGCGGGGGCGACCAAGCTGACGCGTCCGGCGGTAGAGATGGCGCCGGTGATGCCGGTGGCGATCGCCACGCTGCCCAACCGCAGCGGGCCGGTCACGGTCAAGGGCAAGGTGGCGGAGGTCTATGGCGACCGCTTCACCGTCACCGACGGCAGCGGCAAGACGATGGTCGATGCGCGCGAAGGCGATGCGATGGTGCAGCCCGGCGCGACGTTGCTGGTGCAGGGCCGCTACGACGACGGTCAGTTGCGCGCGTCGTTCCTGGTCGACGGCAATGGCCGGATCGCGTCGGTCGGTCCCGCCGGCCGTCCGCCGCACGGACCGAAGGGCCCCGG
It contains:
- a CDS encoding sensor histidine kinase, yielding MPQSLRGRLLLVATFATGAALIVAAFAIGHVLERFVIAGIDQRLDASLGLMASTVRGDGSIDEERLTALQPGFAPDSGWNWRIDTPRAHRGSIDADQFTGPLLPPREPERRHRGRDEGETARPTPLDGQLSDRTRFHARRMTVPTSAGPAVLLASAPRDLVERPIRGALTPLLGTLAILGAVLALATLIQLHIGLKPLDRLRRTLAAVRSGQDVRVPDDQPRELLPLTRELNALLDQNAAQLANARGHVANLAHGLKTPLASLALELREGGRDPDGTLAAHVARIDGAIRHHLGRARADSAGGARPRVPLAPAIEGLVAALSRIHADRPVTATVSVAPDLSVGIDPHDLDELLGNLLDNGWRFAATRIAIDAAAQGGIVRIAIADDGPGIPADRRDAAMQPGRRLDEVSDGHGFGLSIARELAELHGGRLILAEAAGGGLIATVELPD
- a CDS encoding endonuclease domain-containing protein, which produces MRGNADGLTKRQLLPTSTVARSRALRKNAGGPERVMRRALREAFPEARFRHQVPLGAYHADFCSHAAKLIVEIDDATHAEKRERDEARTRFLNGEGYRVVRFWNNDVMGNLDGVIAEIANALPSLLVGEGGAQRRMRGSEEA
- a CDS encoding DUF2171 domain-containing protein; its protein translation is MADTSGIKEHMEVIGADGVHVGTVDKVEGDRIKLTKADSGEGSHEGHHHFISTGLIAGVEGDKVRLSANADVAVTFEEEANG
- a CDS encoding ribonucleotide-diphosphate reductase subunit beta; this translates as MSLLEARKQYKPFEYPWAFEFWKRQQQLHWLPEEVPLGEDCRDWAQKLSDHERNLLTQIFRFFTQADVEVQDCYHDKYGRVFKPTEIKMMLTAFSNMETVHIAAYSHLLDTIGMPESEYGMFLEYAEMKDKHDYLQQFGVDSDEDIARTLAMFGGFTEGVQLFASFAMLMNFPRFNKMKGMGQIVSWSVRDESLHCEGIIRLFHAFVKERDCLTKAVKDDIADQCQTTVRLEDAFIDLAFEQGPVNGMSPKDIKKYIRYIADWRMGQLGMKPIFMIDEHPLPWLTPLLNGVEHANFFEQRATEYSKAATKGQWNDVWDSFDKRQKAKAKPANEDASAGGDEGDMFDKAGIAAE
- a CDS encoding response regulator transcription factor yields the protein MRILLVEDDADLADGIARALRAEHFAVDIAANGEDGAHLGDTGIYDAAVLDLGLPVKPGITVLKEWRDAGRSLPVLILTARDGWSDKVEGFRAGADDYLTKPFRVEELVMRLRALARRAAGHAAARIVCGPLAFDAQTGQFELDGLPLRLTALEWRVLSALMLRKGIVIDRLDLIEHAYESDADPDSNSLEVIVGRLRKKIGAALIETVRGRGYRLTDEPRCD
- a CDS encoding ribonucleoside-diphosphate reductase subunit alpha; the protein is MDFRDTEGTGENMATDAIEAATQALANVAKAQPVERDSKAVAPQPYALEVDHSRDALLTDFGKDTLQDRYLLPGESYQDLFVRVASAYADDASHAQRIYDYISQLWFMPATPVLSNGGTGRGLPISCFLNSVPDSLNGIVDTWNENVWLASRGGGIGTYWGNVRGIGEPVGLNGKTSGIIPFVRVMDSLTLAISQGSLRRGSAACYLDISHPEIEEFLEIRKPSGDFNRKALNLHHGVLIPDTFMEAVRNGEEWILRSPKDQSERGKVDARALFQKLVETRLATGEPYIIFADHVNKNMPRHHRELGLKVSTSNLCSEITLPTGKDHLGNDRTAVCCLSSVNLETWDQWNKVEGFIEDIMRFLDNVLQDYIDRAEPGMERAAYSAMRERSVGLGVMGFHSFLQARGLPFEGAMAKSWNLKMFKHIKAQADEASMALAVERGPCPDAADMGVMERFSCKMAIAPTASISIICGGTSACIEPIPANIYTHKTLSGSFAVKNPYLEKIFDEKSKNTDAIWNSILERGGSVQHLDFLTQEEKDCYKTSFEIDQRWLIELQADRTPFVDQSTSLNLFIPADVEKWDLLMLHFRAWELGVKSLYYLRSKSVQRAGFAGGVEADNTIEAPKFELESTDYDECLACQ